A single genomic interval of Daucus carota subsp. sativus chromosome 1, DH1 v3.0, whole genome shotgun sequence harbors:
- the LOC108197606 gene encoding vacuolar iron transporter homolog 1-like: protein MAVAIKVHDHPNKQFEQQSAQAFETEEAFDYSQRSQWLRAGVLGANDGLLSTASLIMGVGAVRTDQKTMILSGIAGLVAGACSMAIGEFVSVYSQYDTEVEQIKREAVHGNKAKAELEAKKKKLPSPVKAALVSAFMFAIGALVPLLAAAFVKNYHVRLIAVTAAVSSALIGFGGLSAMLGKAPVIRSISRVLAGGWLAMGITFGLTKLAGSAVSF, encoded by the coding sequence ATGGCAGTTGCCATCAAAGTTCATGATCATCCCAACAAACAATTTGAACAACAATCCGCGCAAGCATTTGAAACTGAGGAGGCTTTTGATTACTCACAGAGATCACAGTGGCTCAGAGCTGGTGTGCTGGGAGCAAACGACGGCTTGCTCTCTACTGCATCCCTCATTATGGGCGTTGGAGCTGTCAGAACTGACCAAAAGACCATGATCCTTAGCGGAATTGCAGGACTGGTTGCTGGAGCTTGTAGCATGGCCATCGGAGAATTTGTGTCAGTGTATTCTCAATATGACACGGAAGTGGAACAAATAAAGAGGGAAGCTGTGCATGGAAATAAAGCAAAGGCCGAGTTAGAGGCGAAGAAGAAGAAATTGCCTAGCCCTGTGAAGGCCGCGCTAGTGTCAGCCTTCATGTTTGCCATAGGAGCCCTGGTGCCCCTACTGGCTGCAGCATTTGTGAAGAATTATCATGTGAGGTTAATAGCTGTCACAGCTGCAGTAAGCTCTGCATTGATAGGGTTCGGAGGTCTGAGTGCGATGCTGGGAAAAGCACCTGTCATAAGGTCTATATCTCGGGTTTTAGCTGGAGGGTGGTTAGCCATGGGGATCACTTTCGGTTTAACCAAATTAGCCGGCTCTGCTGTTTCATTTTAG